The following coding sequences lie in one Pseudorasbora parva isolate DD20220531a chromosome 18, ASM2467924v1, whole genome shotgun sequence genomic window:
- the sdad1 gene encoding protein SDA1 homolog translates to MSGRHNNKLPTNLPQLQNLIKRDPKSYTEEFLQQYRHYQSNVEIFKHQPDKSNKDLAELVMFLAQVGHCYLQELSDFPQQLTDLLLNHHTVLESDLRMTFCKALILLRNKDLVSPTSLLGLFFELLRCHDKLLRKTLYTHIVTDIKNINAKHKNNKLNTTLQNFMYTMLRDSNPIAAKISLDVMVELYRRNIWNDAKTVNVITTACFSKVTKILVAGLKFFLGKDEDEKRDSDSESEDDGPSARDLMIRYSTGKKTSKNKRKMEKAMKVLKKHKKKKKVEVFNFSAIHLIHDPQDFAEKLLKQLESSNERFEVKIMMMELISRLVGIHELFLFNFYPFVQRFLQPHQREVTKILLCAAQASHQLVPPEIIEPVIMTIANNFVTDRNSGEVMTVGINAIKELVARCPLSMSEDLLQDLTQYKSHKDKNVVMSARGLIQLFRDLNPHMLHRKDRGKPTESSKEAKIHNYGELEAKDYIPGAEVLEAEENVNEEEDDDGWESASMSEDDEDGEWVNVQHSSDEDQAEVAEKLQSIPEDERKAKAAVVSTSRLLTQDDFKKIRIAQMAKEVNSATGKGQKRKNVESDEEEQRGELLSLRDIERLHKKPKSDKETRLATAMAGRTDRKEFVKKRSKLNPYASTSNKEKKRKKNFIMMKHSQDVRTKGKRSFRDKQIALRDSLLKKRKHK, encoded by the exons atgtcGGGTCGTCACAATAACAAACTACCGACGAATCTCCCACAGTTGCAAAATCTGATAAAGAGGGATCCGAAGTCCTACACGGAGGAG TTTTTGCAGCAGTATCGTCATTATCAGTCAAATGTGGAGATCTTTAAACATCAGCCTGACAAATCTAACAAAGACCTGGCTGAGCTGGTCATGTTCCTGGCTCAG GTTGGACACTGTTACTTACAGGAGCTGTCAGACTTCCCACAGCAGCTGACCGATCTTCTGTTAAACCATCACACGGTGCTGGAGTCTGATCTCAGAATG ACGTTTTGCAAAGCCCTCATCCTCTTGAGGAACAAAGATCTGGTCAGTCCCACCAGTCTTCTGGGGCTGTTCTTTGAGCTGCTGCGCTGTCATGACAAACTTTTGCGAAAG ACTTTATACACCCATATTGTGACTGATATCAAAAATATCAATGCCAAgcacaaaaacaacaaactGAACACG ACCTTACAGAACTTCATGTACACCATGCTGAGGGATTCAAACCCCATTGCTGCCAAGATCTCTCTAGATGTGATGGTTGAGCTTTACAGAAGGAACATCTG GAATGACGCTAAAACCGTGAACGTCATCACCACAGCATGTTTCTCCAAAGTCACAAag ATCCTTGTAGCTGGATTGAAGTTCTTCCTGGGAAAAGATGAAGATGAAAAGAGAGATAGTGATTCAGAATCTGAG GATGATGGGCCATCGGCCAGAGATCTGATGATCCGATATTCCACCGGAAAgaaaacatctaaaaataagAGGAAGATGGAGAAAGCCATGAAAGTCCTCAAG AAacataaaaagaagaaaaaagtagAGGTTTTTAATTTCTCCGCCATCCACCTGATCCACGATCCCCAAG ATTTCGCTGAGAAGCTCCTGAAGCAGCTGGAGAGCTCAAACGAGCGTTTTGAGGTGAAGATCATGATGATGGAGCTCATCTCTAGACTCGTGGGAATTCACGAG CTTTTCCTTTTTAATTTCTATCCGTTTGTCCAGCGGTTCCTTCAGCCTCACCAGAGAG AGGTGACCAAAATTCTGTTGTGTGCCGCCCAGGCGTCCCATCAGCTGGTCCCTCCTGAG ATCATTGAGCCAGTCATCATGACCATCGCCAATAACTTTGTTACGGACAGAAATTCAGGGGAGGTCATGACAGTTGG AATCAACGCCATAAAAGAACTGGTTGCCCGCTGTCCTCTGTCGATGTCAGAAGACCTGCTTCAAGATCTCACCCAGTACAAATCCCACAAAGATAAAA ATGTTGTGATGTCTGCCAGAGGTCTTATCCAGCTTTTCAGAGATCTCAATCCACATATGCTACACAGAAAAGACAGG GGAAAGCCCACAGAATCCTCTAAGGAGGCCAAAATCCATAACTATGGAGAATTGGAGGCCAAAGATTACATCCCTGGTGCCGAGGTCCTGGAAGCAGAGGAGAACGTAAACGAAGAGGAAGACGACG ACGGCTGGGAGAGCGCCAGCATGAGTGAGGATGATGAAGATGGGGAGTGGGTGAATGTGCAGCACTCCTCTGATGAAGATCAGGCGGAAGTG GCTGAGAAATTGCAGAGCATCCCAGAGGACGAGCGCAAAGCCAAAGCTGCCGTGGTCAGCACGAGCCGTCTCCTCACGCAGGACGACTTCAAAAAGATCCGCATCGCTCAGATGGCTAAAGAGGTCAACTCTGCAACCGGAAAGGGTCAGAAGAGGAAGAACGTAGAGAGTGACGAGGAAGAGCAGAG AGGAGAGTTACTTAGCCTGAGAGACATTGAGCGTCTTCATAAGAAACCCAAATCTGACAAAGAAACACGACTGGCAACAGCCATG GCTGGGCGGACTGATAGGAAGGAGTTTGTTAAAAAGAGGAGTAAGCTAAACCCGTACGCCAGCACCAGTAACAAGGAGAAGAAACGAAAAAAGAACTTCATAATGATGAAACACAGTCAGGATGTGAGGACCAAAGGCAAACGCTCCTTCAGAGACAAACAG ATCGCCCTCAGAGATTCACTCTTAAAGAAGAGAAAACACAAGTAA